In the genome of Candidatus Ancaeobacter aquaticus, the window CTAAAAGAACACAGTACCTGTGTGCTATACGACCAATACACTAAGAAACTTTCTTTTTTTCCTTAATCTTTGATTGTTTTCCGACCTTCCCGCGTATATAGTACAATTTTGCTCTTCGCACTCTACCTGATTTTACTACTTCAATCTTTTCAACGCGTGGAGAATGAAACTGAAAGACACGTTCAACACCTTCACCAAAAGAGATTCTTCTTACCGTGAAGGATTTGTTAATACCTGAGCCCTTAATTGCGATAACCGTTCCCGCAAAAAGCTGAGTTCGTTCTTTTTCACCTTCAATGATCTTTACAGATACCTTAACGCTATCGCCAACTTTACACGTAGGTACATCTTTTTTTAAAAACGCTGAATCCAATTTTTTTATTATATCCATTTATTCGCTCCTCTTCTTTTCTTCTATTATTCCTTATAGTTATATAGTTTTATTTCTTCTTTTAACAGAAATATTTAATTTATTTTCCTTTTCCACGGTTCTTTTTATGGCCTGCTGGCGTCTCCACGACTCAATTTTCTTGTGATCTCCCGAAAGCAATACACGAGGAACTTTTTCCCCTCGAAAAACCTCAGGCCTTGTATAATGCGGCCAATCCAAGAGAGCATCACTGAACGAATCCTGCTTAATCGATTCTTCGCACCCAACAACGCCGGGAATCAATCGTGCGACCGTGTCGACAACAACCATTGCCGCAAGAGCTCCATTGGTTAAAACATAATCGCCTATTGAAATCTCTTTATCGACAACACTTTTGACTCTTTCATCAAATCCTTCATAATGCCCACAAATAAAAATCAAATGTGTTTCTTTCGATAGTTCTTCAGCGCAAGGCTGGCAAAATGTTTCTCCTTCAGGAGTAAGAAGTATTACCTTCGTTTTTTTCTTACGCAACACCGATACAGCATTATAAATCGGCTCAGGCTTCATGACCATTCCCGGTCCTCCGCCATAGGGCCTATCATCAGTTATTTTATGCTTCCCTTCCGCGTAATCCCGTATATTATGCAGCTTTACATCAATGATTCCCGCAGAAAGAGCCTTACCGATAATACTTTCATGCAACGGCCCGTTACACATATTCGGGAAAAGCGACAGTACATCAATAAGTAATCGTGCCCGTTTTACTTTTCTTGTTTCTTTTCTTTTACACTTTTTGATTTTTTCTGAATTTCTCTCCATTCAGCCAGAATACCACACTTTCTTAACAATGGCTTCACATTCTCTGATGGTTGAGCCCCAACACCAAGCCAATGTATAATTCTTTCTTTATCAAAATTAATCGTATCTTTTTCTTTCAGCGGCTCATATAACCCGACTTTTTCAAGAAACGAACCCTGACGAGGTTTACGAGAATCACACACAACAAGTCTGTATGTAGGCTTCTTATTGCACCCCAGCCTTCTTAGTCTTATTACTACTGCCATCTTCCCCTCCATTCATTAACGTATTAACATCTATTCTACTCTTTTAATATGTGCACCTAATCTACTAAGCTTTTTTTCAATACCCTCATATCCACGATCAATGTGGTATACACGGTGGATCTCCGTCTCACCTTTGGCAACAAGCCCTGCTAAAACCAATGCGGCAGATGCCCGTAAATCTGATGCCATAACCGGTGCTCCGGAAAGTAAAGGTACCCCCTTAATAATCGCGCTTGCCCCTTCAATAGCTACGTTTGCAGCCATTCGATTTAATTCGGGCACATGCATATATCGTTCAGGATATATTTTCTCAGTAATGACGCTGATTCCATTTGTTACTGTCATGAGCGCCATCATCTGCGCCTGCAAATCAGTAGGAAAACCAGGATAGGGCAATGTAATGACATCAACCACTTTAAGTTCCCGATTTGCCGTGACACGGATATCTTTCGCTGACTTCTGTACTGATACTCCTGCCTCTTTTAATTTGTCGATAACCGCATGTAAATGATCAACACGTGCGCCGCGTATGCAAACATCACCTTGTGTGATCGCAGATGCCAGCATATACGTTCCCGCTTCAATTCTATCAGGAATAACACTATGACGAGCACCGTTTAACTTTTTTACACCTTTTATCTTTATCCTATGAGATCCCACACCTTCAATATGAGCTCCCATTTTCTTTAGAAATTCTGCTAGATCAACGAGCTCAGGTTCACATGCTGCACTTTCGATAATGGTCGTTCCTTTTGCTTTCACTGCCGCCATCATAATATTTGCCGTTGCAAGCACGCTTGAACCAAACCGACCACCCAAGAAGACATCTGCACCCTTGAGTCCTGTTGTTTTAACCATTACATAGCCGCTAGAAACTTCAGCTTTTACATTCAGTTCCTTGATGCCTTTTAAATGTAGATCAATCGGACGAGTACCAATAACACATCCTCCGGGCATCGATATCTTCGCCTTATTAAATCTTCCTAGTAGTGGACCTAAAACACATATAGAAGCCCTCATTTTACGAACAAGATCATATGGGGCAACAAAATGATTCAACCCGGAAGGATCGACCAAAATCTGCCCTTCGCCCGGATAGGTTACCCGTGCTCCCAAAAATTCTAATATCTGCACCATAGTGCTGATATCTGACAATGACGGCACATTCTTAATAAGCGATGGCGTGTCACCTAAAATAGTAGCAGCCAAAATGGGAAGCGACGCATTTTTTGATCCACTGATCGTTACTGTCCCTTTTAGCCTTTTACCGCCACGTACAATTATTTTATCCATATATTTTAGTCCAGCCTGTTATTTCTTCTGGGCAACAATAACTCTGTCGAGTTCATTGTAATCCTTGAAAGCAGTAATATTACTATATAATCCATTTTTTTTAAACAGTTTTTCGACATCTCGCATTTGAGCCTCATCCCCTACTTCGAAAGCACACAAACCTCCAGCACGCAAATAGTGCAAGCCTTTATCTATTATGCGTTTATAAAACTCAAGCCCATCATCATCTTTTGTGGTTAATGCTCTGCGGGGCTCATACGCAGCCACTTCATCAGGCAGTGTCGCAAATTCTCCTGGACGTATATATGGCGGATTGGAGACGATAATATCAAAACACGTATTATCATTGCACCAACTAAATACATCTCCAACAATGCACTGCACACTACCACTTACGCAATTTTTTTCAACATTCTTGAGAACAACCCGTATCGTTTCAGGCGATATATCAACAGCACTGACATGCGCGTTTTTAATATTATTTGCCAAGCTAATAGCAATATTGCCGGATCCCGTTCCAATATCACAAATATGGAAATCACGAGCTGGATGTTTTACACACCACTCTAAAATATGCCCGACCAGCACTTCTGTTTCCGGCCGGGGAATAAAACAATCCTTGTTAACAACAAGATCAAGCCCGTAAAAACCACTGCTTCCAACAATGTACTGAAGAGGTTCGTGCTTTAATCGTCTGTCTATATCATTTTGTATATGTAAATACTTCCCATCATTAACGACTGTATCGTGATGAAGATGTAAGTCCAACCTCTTAATGTTCAGCCTATACTCTAAAATACATTCAATATTCAATCGAGGATTTTGAATATTATTTTCGGAAAAGCTTGCCTTCCCTATCTCTAAAAGATCACGTATTGTATTACATTCTTTCACTACTAGGCACCTCTAGGATTGCGGAATGATACTATGATTCTATATGTTTTAACTTTGTTTCAATGTCTTTATTTATTAATGCAGTAATCATCTCGTCTATTTCACCTTCAAGAAATTCACTCAAATTGTGCAAGGTAACTCCGGCACGATGATCAGTAACACGGCTCTGCGGATAGTTATATGTTCTTATTTTCTCGCTCCTATCCCCTGACCCAACCTGCTCTTTTCTGTTTTTTGATAGTTTTGCATGTTCTTCTTGTGTTAACTTATCGTAAATACGCGCCCTTAAAACACGCATCGCTTTATCCTTGTTTTTATGCTGTGATTTCTCATCCTGACACTGGACAACAATACCCGTAGGTAAATGTGTTATTCTCACAGCTGAATCAGTCGTGTTAACACTCTGCCCGCCCGGTCCGGAAGCTCTAAATACATCAACTCTCAAATCATTCGGGCTAATATCTACATCTATCGCATCTATTTCAGGGAGTACCGCTACCGTGATTGCTGAGGTATGTATTCTTCCGCCAGCTTCTGTGACAGGTACACGTTGAACCCTATGCGTGCCGCTCTCATACTTAAATTTTCTGTACACATCATTTCCCGATAACGAAAATATCACTTCTTTAACACCTTTAAGACCCGTCATATTTGTATCCAAAGTTTCAACTTTTAAACCATGTTTCTCGGCATATTTAGAATACATCCTAAAAAGCTCCGCTGCAAAAAGTGCCGCTTCTTCTCCACCGGTTCCCGCTCTGATTTCAACAATAATATTTTTATCGTCATTTTTATCTTTTGGTATGAGTAAAACCTGTAACTCTTGTTCAATAATTATCCGTCTCTCGGCTAGATTATCGTTTTCAGCTCTTACCAAAGATAAGAATTCCTGATCGGCTTGTTCTTCCTTCAATAAATCTTCATTTGCCTGCGTTTCTTTCAATAAAATATCATATTCATGATATTTCTGAACAACTATTTGCAGCTGAGAATGTTCTTTGGAGTATTCCTTGTAATTACTATTATGTGCGATAATGGCCGGATCGCTTAATAATTTTTCCAGCTCTTCTAACCGCGACTGACAATGTTTTAGTTTCTGAAGCATTTTTCTATCCTATACATAAACATACTACATTTTGCCACACATATCCCTATTGCGAATGCAATACAAGTAACGCAATACTAGGTATATATGCACATTAAAAGCAAGCATAGCACACGTACACACTATGCACACATTAGGAAATTCTGCAGGTTAAGAAAGTGAGTATACTACAGGCGATTACAATGAATTACTTAACACCATAACGTTTATTGTATCTTTCAACACGACCAGCAGTATCAACAAATTTTTGTTGTCCAGTAAAGAACGGATGGCACTTAGAGCATATTCCTACGTGAATACCCTCTACAGTTGACCTGGTTTGAACAACCTCCCCGCACGCGCAGGAAATAGTTGTATCAAAGTATTTTGGATGAATCTTCTTTTTCATTATTCTGTTACCTCCACTTTAAAAGGGGGCTATATTAGTATAAACCGCAAAAAAACACAAGGTTTTTTTATAGTATATTGTTTTTTCAATACTTTACAACAATACTCTAGGGTGTGTAAAGTAACCCATAGCCATTATTTGTTGTCTTTTTTCGGTAATACATTAATTATTGTCAATTCTACCGGTGGATACTTCACTATTACTTCATCAATGTTTTTTTTCACCGGCATTGCATCAGAAATGACCTTAGACTTATATGTGCCTATCTTTAAGGCATACGTACCCGGAGGCACCTCTAAGGGAACATAGAGCATATTAAGCTCTCGCACAACCTCATCAGTTTTCCACTTAATATTCGGGTACACACCATAACAAATCGGTCTTTTATACTCTAAAACAACAGTACCTTCACGATCAACTAGCTGGGTATACATCCCATAGTTCACATTCTCCACAACCTTGGCCCCTGCAAGATGCGGATTGTTTTGACCAAGATATGTTTTAAACGTGAGCACATTACCAGGGATGACGGCAGTACTATTAATATCAAAGCCCATACATATTATCCTCGGATTTAACTGAACAATAAGCGGATACTGTATTGACGGCTCATTAACGACACTGTAGAGATAATCACCACTTCGCGCCTGTTTCCTAAAGAGAAAACACGAATTAGCCCCTTCGATCACTTTCCATTTGCCATCATCAAAAAACCGGCGCATGTTGCTATCCCCAACCGGTGAAAAAGTAGCCCAAAAAATATTTGTATCATCAAAATTTATTGCCGCATACATCACCTTGTCCGGTAAAACAAATTGTTTTTGCGTTAACTGGTCAAAACCCCAATAAATATAATGAAACGAATACAGTCCCTCTCTAGATGATAGCACAGGCAATAAATCAAACGTAGCAACACACTCAGCACCGGCTGGTATATTCGAAACAATCTTGTTTCTCACTATCACCATATCGTCATCATCAAATAATGCGTGTTTTTTTGGTAGATTCATATGGGGTCCATAATACCAGTTAGTAAAAAGAGCAATCGAGATAAGATACACAGTCAGGATTTTTTTTACATATGTTCTTTTACCGTGAGGTTCAGCACCCCCTGTTAACCGTACGATCTTATCCACCGTGATTATCATTCCTGTAAATAAAAAGGGAAGCAAGAGTGCATTATAATGTGTATAGATCTGCGGCACCCCACGGGCAAAAGAAAGCATTATCTGAAGAAATATGGGTAACGCCGGGAGCAATACAAAAGGTGAAAAAAGAGATAAGTAGCCAAACTGTATAAACACATTTGATAGATACTTGAGGTTTGGGAATAAAGTTAGTACCTTGATCACCGTTAAAGGCTGAGTAACCATAGTGCGGACCATCTCAGTAAACGATGATCCCAAATAATCATACAGCAAGAAATATGAATAATTACCCTTATTAAAAAATGGGATTATTATTTTAAAGCTTATCAAAAACCACGCCGCACTCAATAGAAATGTCCCGAGATACCATTTAACACTTTTCTTTGCCGCAATAACCCAGAAACCGAATAGAAAAACAATAAAAGACACATTTTCTTTGCAGCATAGGGCAAGAACAATAAAGCACATGAATGCTTTAAACTGGTTTTTATAAAAGAAATATATTGCAAACAAAAGCAGTGGCGCTACCGCAACCTCAGGGTGGAATTCAAATAGATTTATATATCCAACTATTGGGTTAAAAAGATACATGCCGGCAAAAAGAAGGCCAAAGATCCGCCCGCATCTTAATGAACCTATAAGAAAAACCGGAAATGCTCCACATGCAAGCACAATACTCTGTAAAACTAATATGTTTCGCGGATCAGGAAAAAGCATATAGAAGGGAAGGTACAGATAATAGATCGGCCTAAAATGATCGCCAAGAAAATTCCCACCTCTTATAGAGCACTCCATTGATCCATGGAGAATATTCCAGAGAACCTGGTTACCGATAGCAAGATCAAAACTCTCAAAATCAAAATGACTGTACCGCCAAATGCTCGCCCAAGAAAAATAAACTACATATATAAGCACACAAAGAACAACTAATCTGAATGCATTCTTATCTATGAATGATCGTATGTTTTCTTTACGAAACATAATCCTCCCCCATACTATCAAGGAACACAGAAGTGCTCGGTGCGCACTCCAATACTACCAAGGAGCACACACTACCACCCATCATGCTAGAAATTCATAGACTTAAGAAAATCAGCATTTGACTTGGTTTTACGAACTTTCTCAACAATAAGTTCCATTGCTTCAACCGGATTCATTGAGCTTAATGCTTTTCTTAACAGCCATATTTTATTCAAATCATCACTTCCTAAGAGAAGCTCTTCTTTACGTGTCCCTGATCTCAACATATCTATCGCGGGGAATATTCTCTTATCAACAAGTCGTCTATCAAGGTTGAGCTCCATATTTCCCGTTCCTTTAAACTCCTCGAATATCACTTCATCCATTCTGCTGCCTGTATCAATAAGTGCTGTAGCCATGATGGTTAAGCTTCCACCTTCTTCAATATTTCGTGCTGCACCAAAAAATCTCTTTGGTTTATGTAACGCATTAGAGTCAACACCACCTGATAATATTTTACCGCTATGAGGCTGCACGGTATTGTACGCGCGCGCTAAACGCGTCAAGCTATCGAGTAAAATAATTACATCAACACCAGTTTCAACTAAACGCTTTGCTTTTTCAATCACCATTTCAGCAACCTGAACGTGTCTTTCAGGCGGCTCATCAAACGTTGAGCTTATAACTTCGCCGCGCACAGACCGCTCCATATCGGTAACTTCTTCCGGACGCTCGTCAATTAAAAGTACTATTAACTTAGCAGTCGGTGTGTTTACCGCAACGCTGTTAGCAATCTTTTGCAAAAGCATTGTTTTTCCGGTTCGCGGCGGAGCAACAATAAGTCCCCTCTGGCCTTTACCAACCGGTGTCAATAGATCCATTATGCGCATCGACGGATCATCACCTTTAGTTTCAAGCACATAGCGTTCATCTGGATACAGTGGCGTTAAATTCTCAAACAAGATAATGTCTTTTGCTTTTTCTGTATCCTGAAAATTGATCCCCTGTACTTTTAAGAGAGCAAAATATCGTTCTTTATCTTTCGGCGGCCGAATCTCTCCGCTTACGGTATCTCCTGTTTTGAGACTAAATTTCCTTATTTGTGATGGACTTACATATATATCTTCCGGGCAAGGAAGATAATTATAATTTGGAGATCTTAAAAAACCAAATCCATCCGGAAGGACCTCTAATACACCTTCGCCATACATAAGCCCATTCTTCAATGCATTTACTTTAAGAATCTCAAAAATAAGATCATGTTTTTTCTTACTGCTTATATATTCGATCCCAAGCTCTTTTGCCATTTTGGCAAGATCAGTCATCCTTTTATTCTGGAGCTGTGTAACATTGATCTTTATTCCTTCACTTGAAGAACCATTCGTATCACTTACTCTCTTTTCACTGCTTTCTTCCGATGCAACAGGTTTTTCACTCCCCTTACTTACACTTTTTTCTCTAGGCATAAATCCTCCTCTATAAAATATTTACCTATTAATTATTTTTATTTCTATATATTCTGCATTGCACTTCTTCTGTGAGTGCACATACTTGACTGCGCGTATGTTTCTTTGATCCGTTATTATCGATAACAAAATCGGCATACTGTAATTTTTCTGCAAGAGGCATCTGCATAGCCATCCTCTTTCTGATACCAGTTACTGATTCACCTTTTGACGTTCTACATCTTTTAACCTGCACCTCCTTCTTTATTTTTATCACAACAATAAAATCACACATATTCTGCATTCCCGCTTCACAGAGCAAGGGAGCGCTGATCACTACAGGCAATCTATTCCTTTCGTTTAAATTTTCTTTTATTATCTTTTTTATTTTTCTTATAACAATAGGATGCACAACAGCGTTGAGATATTCTAATTGTCTTTTATCATTAAAAACTATTTCAGCAAGTTTTTTTCTATCAATCGTTTTCTCATTTGCAAGAATTGCTACCCCAAAATGATCAACGATTTGGTTATAAACTTTTGTTTTAGGAATAAGGGCATTTCGCGCTATTTCATCTGCATCAATAATGCACCAACCGCACTCTTGCATAATCGCTGAGACAGTACTTTTTCCTGCCCCATAGCCTCCGGTCAATCCTATGATTACAGCCTTATTTTTCATGATCCGTTCACCTTTTATTAAGAGTCATTCTTTCTTTTGTTGTGTCTCAATCTTACGAATCCCCATCTTACTGAACATTATTGTCGCTACCCGACGGGCCATTTCTTCATCTCCTGAAGCAGAATATGCATATATGAGACGAGCATGCGCCTTTAACAATCCCGGATTAATAGTAATCGCTTTAACAAGATCCCCGATTGCATCTTTTAGGTTCCCATTAGCAATTTTTCTATTGGCGTCTGCATAAAGGTCTCCCGCTTCGGCTACATCAGCCCCATCAACTATCTTATACACCAAATATCCATCATTTTCGTACAGTTTCCTATATTTTGTTAAGAGAAGTGGAGCAATCTCAAATTTATAGGCGTTTGTTTTATACGAGGGTTGCATAACCCCAGCTAAATACCGTCTTCCATTTATCGATCGATCAGTAAATGTTCCCCGAGAATGGATATAATGGGTTACATCATATTTTTTACAGATCTTATAAAAATCGTCTTCAGATGTACTGAAGATCATTGTGTCATATTCCTTTACTTTTTTACGTATTGCAGCATCCTCATATTTCGGGTGAAGCACAATTGCCCGTTTACCGTATGCAAGCAGTGATGGAGATAAGCCAAACGTTGCAAGACATACAGAATCAGCTGGAGTTCGTGCCTCTATCCAATTTGTGAGACTGACAAGAGCCGGATAGTTGACATTTCTTCCCCACTGCGGCAAACCCGCATACGTTCTATCAGCCTCATACAAAAAGCACAAACCAAGAATGACCAACAGTACATACTTCAGTCGCGGAAAATACTTTGTACCCAGCGCATATACTCCACCAATAAGAATACAGGAAAAATATGCGACAAATACCTCTATACGAGAAAAAAGAATATAGAGTGGAATAAATAATGCTGTCAGTGTCAGTATAAACAACCATGCCACCGGCAATCGCTTTTTCGAAACCTCATATACAAGAAAACACCATGAGACAAATACTAACGGTACCATTGATGCAAAAAACCGTAGAGCATCTTTTATCCCAACAGAATGAAGAGCCGGCACCCATAGGCTTCTTACCGTATAGGGTAACAGTAACGGGTCAATAGGTTTTGTATTCCAGAACCTTATTTTATACCAAAAAAGCTGCATAAAATGGCCGTAATGGTCCCCGTAGAGTGTTACACAATACGATATATATATAGCTGCGAGCACTATCAAGATAAAACACAATTTTCTCAATCGGGTTATCACGTAGTTGCTTCTTGTAAAAGGCGTCATAATAATCAGTGAGTATCCCACCACCATGGGATAGCTCCATAGATACTCATGCCATCTCAGATAGGGATTGGCCAGACCCGCTACAACGAGACCTGCTATACACACACAAAAAGAGAATGCAAAATGATAATACTTTCCCGACGTAAAAAACAGTATCGTTACAAAAAGAACAAAAATATAAATGTATATTTGCATCATATCCCAACACACCAAGCTTAATGCTAAAAATCCAGCTGCACAAAGCGCATAAAGCCATTTTTTAACAGTATACTCATTCATTTTTATAGACATTGTCAGTGCCCACATATGGAAAAAGAATAAAGGCAGACCGCAATTCTCTCCCATAATCTCCTGTCCGGTCGACCGGATAACACACGGAATGCATACCGCGTAAAAGAGCGCTGATAGAACGCCTGCAAATGCATTTTCGGTGAGGCTATACACGAGCAAATATACCGCACATATTGACAATGAGAAAAACAAAGCGCTGTAGAGCCTAATAAAATCATGAAATCCTATTGCACTTTTAAAAAACAATCTATAAAGAGTTCCCATTACATATTCTTGGCTAAGTGAAAGGCGCTGTCTGACATTCAGTCCTTCCGGATACTGCGCCTTAATGTCATTATCGGGAACAGTCTCACCCCGTGAAATGGTGTCTGCATAGTTATAGAGCAGGGCACTTTCCAACGTAAACGGAAGCACTGTGCCACTCTGCGATCCTTGATAGTGAGCTATTTCATACCGCGAGTACACAGCAATTAAATAGATCGTAACAAGAAGAACCCCAATAATTATCTTTTTTGTCGTTCCTGTAAGAACCACGAATATTTCTCCGTTTATATTTGGGCCCAATTCTTTCCTGACGCAATATCGACTGTTATGGGCACATCAAGATGCACTACTTCTTCCATAACATGGGTAACAGTGTGCATAAATTCTTCGCACTCCTTTTCCGGCACTTCAAAAACAAGTTCATCGTGTATCTGCAAGAGCATTCTGCTCTCTAATTTTTCTTTCATAATAATTTTACTGAGTTCTATCATCGCAAGCTTGATAATATCAGATGCTGTTCCCTGTATGGGAGTATTCACCGCGGTACGTTCACTAAACGTTCTTATCGTGAAATTTGCACTCGTTATTTCAGGAATATACCGCTTTCTATTAAACAACGTTTTTACATACTTATCTTTGCGCGCTTTTTTAATAGTATCTTTAATATAGTTATCCACTCCCACATATCGCTGGAAATACTGATTAATAAATTCCTTTGCTTCGCCTTCTTTCATCCCAAGATCTTTAGCGAGTCCATATGAGCTCATGCCATAGATTATCCCAAAGTTAACAATCTTTGCCCTGCGGCGCATATCTGGCGTTACCGCTTCAGGATCCGCACCATAAATAAGTCCAGCGGTATAGCTGTGAATATCAACATTATTTCTAAATGCGTTTATAAGCACAGGATCTTGTGAGAGATGCGCAAGTATGCGCAATTCGATCTGCGAATAATCGGCACCAACAAGATACCACTGCCCTCTATCGGCACGCGGCACAAATGCGCGTCTTATCTCCCGCCCCATATCTGTCTTAACGGGTATATTCTGCAGATTTGGATCACTACTCGAAAGACGGCCTGTTGCAGTAACCGTCTGATTAAACGAGGTGTGTATCCGTCCAGTTTTCGCGTTAACCAAAGTTGGCAAAACATCAATGTATGTCGATTTCAGTTTCGCAAGTTGCCGATAAGAAAGTATTTCCTGCGGGAGCTCATGATACTGGGCAAGTGCCATTAATACATCAACATTCGTTGAATACCCTGTTTTTGTTTTCTTTTTCGATGGTAGATTTAACTTATCA includes:
- the rplS gene encoding 50S ribosomal protein L19, which gives rise to MDIIKKLDSAFLKKDVPTCKVGDSVKVSVKIIEGEKERTQLFAGTVIAIKGSGINKSFTVRRISFGEGVERVFQFHSPRVEKIEVVKSGRVRRAKLYYIRGKVGKQSKIKEKKKVS
- the trmD gene encoding tRNA (guanosine(37)-N1)-methyltransferase TrmD, with the protein product MERNSEKIKKCKRKETRKVKRARLLIDVLSLFPNMCNGPLHESIIGKALSAGIIDVKLHNIRDYAEGKHKITDDRPYGGGPGMVMKPEPIYNAVSVLRKKKTKVILLTPEGETFCQPCAEELSKETHLIFICGHYEGFDERVKSVVDKEISIGDYVLTNGALAAMVVVDTVARLIPGVVGCEESIKQDSFSDALLDWPHYTRPEVFRGEKVPRVLLSGDHKKIESWRRQQAIKRTVEKENKLNISVKRRNKTI
- the rpsP gene encoding 30S ribosomal protein S16, with protein sequence MAVVIRLRRLGCNKKPTYRLVVCDSRKPRQGSFLEKVGLYEPLKEKDTINFDKERIIHWLGVGAQPSENVKPLLRKCGILAEWREIQKKSKSVKEKKQEK
- the murA gene encoding UDP-N-acetylglucosamine 1-carboxyvinyltransferase; translated protein: MDKIIVRGGKRLKGTVTISGSKNASLPILAATILGDTPSLIKNVPSLSDISTMVQILEFLGARVTYPGEGQILVDPSGLNHFVAPYDLVRKMRASICVLGPLLGRFNKAKISMPGGCVIGTRPIDLHLKGIKELNVKAEVSSGYVMVKTTGLKGADVFLGGRFGSSVLATANIMMAAVKAKGTTIIESAACEPELVDLAEFLKKMGAHIEGVGSHRIKIKGVKKLNGARHSVIPDRIEAGTYMLASAITQGDVCIRGARVDHLHAVIDKLKEAGVSVQKSAKDIRVTANRELKVVDVITLPYPGFPTDLQAQMMALMTVTNGISVITEKIYPERYMHVPELNRMAANVAIEGASAIIKGVPLLSGAPVMASDLRASAALVLAGLVAKGETEIHRVYHIDRGYEGIEKKLSRLGAHIKRVE
- the prmC gene encoding peptide chain release factor N(5)-glutamine methyltransferase gives rise to the protein MKECNTIRDLLEIGKASFSENNIQNPRLNIECILEYRLNIKRLDLHLHHDTVVNDGKYLHIQNDIDRRLKHEPLQYIVGSSGFYGLDLVVNKDCFIPRPETEVLVGHILEWCVKHPARDFHICDIGTGSGNIAISLANNIKNAHVSAVDISPETIRVVLKNVEKNCVSGSVQCIVGDVFSWCNDNTCFDIIVSNPPYIRPGEFATLPDEVAAYEPRRALTTKDDDGLEFYKRIIDKGLHYLRAGGLCAFEVGDEAQMRDVEKLFKKNGLYSNITAFKDYNELDRVIVAQKK
- the prfA gene encoding peptide chain release factor 1; its protein translation is MLQKLKHCQSRLEELEKLLSDPAIIAHNSNYKEYSKEHSQLQIVVQKYHEYDILLKETQANEDLLKEEQADQEFLSLVRAENDNLAERRIIIEQELQVLLIPKDKNDDKNIIVEIRAGTGGEEAALFAAELFRMYSKYAEKHGLKVETLDTNMTGLKGVKEVIFSLSGNDVYRKFKYESGTHRVQRVPVTEAGGRIHTSAITVAVLPEIDAIDVDISPNDLRVDVFRASGPGGQSVNTTDSAVRITHLPTGIVVQCQDEKSQHKNKDKAMRVLRARIYDKLTQEEHAKLSKNRKEQVGSGDRSEKIRTYNYPQSRVTDHRAGVTLHNLSEFLEGEIDEMITALINKDIETKLKHIES
- the rpmE gene encoding 50S ribosomal protein L31, giving the protein MKKKIHPKYFDTTISCACGEVVQTRSTVEGIHVGICSKCHPFFTGQQKFVDTAGRVERYNKRYGVK
- a CDS encoding DUF2079 domain-containing protein — its product is MFRKENIRSFIDKNAFRLVVLCVLIYVVYFSWASIWRYSHFDFESFDLAIGNQVLWNILHGSMECSIRGGNFLGDHFRPIYYLYLPFYMLFPDPRNILVLQSIVLACGAFPVFLIGSLRCGRIFGLLFAGMYLFNPIVGYINLFEFHPEVAVAPLLLFAIYFFYKNQFKAFMCFIVLALCCKENVSFIVFLFGFWVIAAKKSVKWYLGTFLLSAAWFLISFKIIIPFFNKGNYSYFLLYDYLGSSFTEMVRTMVTQPLTVIKVLTLFPNLKYLSNVFIQFGYLSLFSPFVLLPALPIFLQIMLSFARGVPQIYTHYNALLLPFLFTGMIITVDKIVRLTGGAEPHGKRTYVKKILTVYLISIALFTNWYYGPHMNLPKKHALFDDDDMVIVRNKIVSNIPAGAECVATFDLLPVLSSREGLYSFHYIYWGFDQLTQKQFVLPDKVMYAAINFDDTNIFWATFSPVGDSNMRRFFDDGKWKVIEGANSCFLFRKQARSGDYLYSVVNEPSIQYPLIVQLNPRIICMGFDINSTAVIPGNVLTFKTYLGQNNPHLAGAKVVENVNYGMYTQLVDREGTVVLEYKRPICYGVYPNIKWKTDEVVRELNMLYVPLEVPPGTYALKIGTYKSKVISDAMPVKKNIDEVIVKYPPVELTIINVLPKKDNK
- the rho gene encoding transcription termination factor Rho — translated: MNVTQLQNKRMTDLAKMAKELGIEYISSKKKHDLIFEILKVNALKNGLMYGEGVLEVLPDGFGFLRSPNYNYLPCPEDIYVSPSQIRKFSLKTGDTVSGEIRPPKDKERYFALLKVQGINFQDTEKAKDIILFENLTPLYPDERYVLETKGDDPSMRIMDLLTPVGKGQRGLIVAPPRTGKTMLLQKIANSVAVNTPTAKLIVLLIDERPEEVTDMERSVRGEVISSTFDEPPERHVQVAEMVIEKAKRLVETGVDVIILLDSLTRLARAYNTVQPHSGKILSGGVDSNALHKPKRFFGAARNIEEGGSLTIMATALIDTGSRMDEVIFEEFKGTGNMELNLDRRLVDKRIFPAIDMLRSGTRKEELLLGSDDLNKIWLLRKALSSMNPVEAMELIVEKVRKTKSNADFLKSMNF